Sequence from the Paenibacillus riograndensis SBR5 genome:
ATCGCCACGTAGCTTCCTAATTCGATCATACCTGCATTGGCCAGCTTGCTTGCATCGTATTGCTTAATGACCTCGGCGGTTTTCTGCGTGAGCTCCGCACTGTCGGTATCGGCCAGGACGCGCAGCACAATCAGGGTCTTTCCTTGCTTCAGCTGCTCCGCCAGCTTGGTTTTGTAGGCTTCAAGCGAATCGGCCTCAAGGCCATGGGTCACGTAATAATCGTGGGCATTGCTGGTTGCCTGGAACAGGGACAGCTCATGGTCCAGCCAGGAGGAGTTGTCCATGACATAATCTACATTGGCGGCGGTGGCATCGTTGGAATTGTAGAGCAGATACGGAAGTCCGGAATTGGTCTCGTTATTGGTCGCATCGACATTGACCCATTCCCCGCCGATTTTGACTTTGTTCCAGGCGTGATTCACGCCGTCCATCGTTCCTGTGACCACCATCGAAGGGACCTGGACCAAGTCTGAGAGCAGCTGGAAGGTGTGAGCATAGCTCATACATACGCCAACCTTTTTGACCAGAATGCCGTAGGTACTGAAGGAATCGTTGAACTTGGCATCCACACTCTTGAACTGCTGCTGCTTGGCATTCTCCAATGCGGCATCGTCGTAGGTAGTATTGTCATTCAAATAATTGTAGATCGCCATCTGCTTCTCATCTGCGCTCATGCCGTCCTTGATGGCGGCTGCAATCACTTTGTCTGCCTCTGCGAGGATTTTCAGCTGTTTGGACAAGATGACCTCGGCAGGATCATCGAACTCTGTATGCAGAGTCAGGGTCTTATAATCGTAGCTATAGCCGCGGAATCCAAGAATGAGCGGGTTCTGGTAGATTACTTTTTCCACTTCATCCACCAGGGTGCGTGCATTTTGGGCCTCCGGGAAGGCCTGCAGTGAAATTTCGGTCTTCCCGCTTATCAGATTCAAGGCGAGATACTCTTCCAGAGCAGAGTCTGCATGAATCAGGTCTGCCGGTATCGTTGGCGCAGGTACGGCCTGCTTGTTCCCTTCGTCTACCTTGCTGCGGGTATTTTCTTTTTGCTGGTCAATGACATTATCACCGGATTCGCCGGCATTCCCGTTATTGTCAATGATGGTCGGCACATCGGGTGCAGGAACATAATCCGTGTTATTCTGCGGCTCCACATACCCTTGATTGGCCCCTTTGCTCTGGGCGGCCGCCAGACTCGCAATATCCGCATCCGTCAACTTCTCAACCTGGACGTACCCCTTTAGCGCTGTGCCTTGAATGGAGAACTGGACATCGGTTGGACCGGACTGCTGAATGGTGATGGAATCGGTGTCGTAAATAACAGTTCCCGGGGCTTTGGAGCCGTCAATATACTGGACCGGGACTGTCTTGGGCAGTTCCCCGGCGCTCTTGAACAATTTCAGGTTGAGATTATCCTCGGAAGCTACGGTACGCGGCAGTTGTTTGGACAGCGCAACAGTATCCACTGAGGCACTGAACTTGGACTCTTTGTCCCCCTGAACGGCGGTTACGTAATATTCACCTTGAACATTGTTGTTCTGGAGGCTCGTGATTGTCTCATCCACAATACCAAGCGCGCCGCGCCCGTCTTTCATGAAATCGTTATAAGAAGTGCCGGGAACCGTCGCGATAAGCAGCGGACGCTGATCCGCATATCCCTGCTCCGCACCGCTCAGCGCCTCATTGGTATTCTCCATTGTAATATGCGAAGCATTGTAAATATTGTAGCTCTCTGCTCCCGGCACCTCGCTCCAGACCAGTGCCAGTCTGCCGTCAGGGCTGATGTCGGCCTGCAGATTCGGCACGGGCAGATCCGATTTCACCGTAAACGGAATGATAATCGGCTGCTTCAGCGGAGTAGGTGTTGCCGCATCCAGGTCATAGTTGAGCCGGATGTAGTATACGGGGGCGTTCCCCCAGGAGCTGCTGCCGGCTTCGCGCAGGGAATCGGAAGCGAGTACACCAAAGCCAAGCGGCTTGATGGAGTATACGCTTTTGCCATCTACAAGCTGTGAATCTTCAAGGGTCCCCACCTTGCTCTCCGGCAGTGCCTTGATATCGGTATGTACGGACAGCGTATGTCCAATAGCTTCTGATCCGAGATCCGTATTGAACCTGAATATAAATTCCATATCCTGATCAACGTTGTACATTGGCATAATGCCCGGATTATTGTCGGTATCGTACTTCTGCTTCAGATCGTACACCGTCTGCGAAGCTTCCGGTGGAGGGTTCCCTGAAGGTTGCTTTGTCTCTGCAGCCGCACTGGCTTGCGGGGCGGGTGACGGCTCTGGGCCGGCTTCGCTGCTGCCTCCCATGCAGCCCGTTAAAACTACACACATGATGAGCATAACCATTACTAATTGTTTCACTTTCACTAATGTCCTCTCCCGTCTGGTTTGTCTGGATGAGCGTAATTTATGGATTGATCCATAATTACCCATTATAAATAACAGAAGATATATAACCCATTCCGATACTATTAAAACAAAAATGGGATAATTTATATTTAAGCTGCTGAGTAAATTTAATTTAAATACCCCCTGCCGGGTAGCAGGGGGCCAGGAGGGCGGGATGAGGTAACTGTATAGATTGAACTTGAAAAATTAAGAAAAAGGGAAAAAGTGGCGGAGGAGAAGTTTGGAACTGTAGGAGCGGTAGCGTCCGCCTGAAAGCTTTCCGTAGGAAAGCTCGCTATCTTCAGCATAATCAGTCTGCGGATTTCCACCGCGAACAGCGGTATACATTCAAGAAATCTGCAGACAACAGCGGCCGGAAGTCCAAACATTCTCTGGAGTCACGACCAAGCCCAAAACCGGAAAATCTCGAGTTCAGTTTATATAGGGAATAGCCCGGCGGGCAGCGAAGAGAAGACTACATAAACCGCCGCTGTACCTTTTTGCCGTCATAGGTAAAAAGGGCTTTTTTGTCTTCCACCACGGTTTGCAGATGGACAGTGCGGCCCCACAGCGCATAGATGTGCGGCAGGGTGCGCTCCAGATATTTCAGATCCAGCTCGATGCTCTCGTAGCGGTGGACGATCAGCAGCTCGCCGTTGCGCTCGTAGTCTGCATCCTGGACGACCAGGTAGGGCGAGCCGCCGTTGACCCGGGCCAGCACCAGCTGGTCGCGTACATTTTCCCAGGCCTTGTCGGTGATTTTCCACTCCGGGCCTTTCTTCTCGAAAACGTAGAGATCCAGGTCATTGACCAGCTGCTTCGACAGATAGCTGCGGATGAAAGAGATGTCCGAGTCCAGCTCGCGGACCTCGAACATTTTATCGCGGTCCCAGCGGCGCTCGATGTCCTCGAAAATCTTCAGCCCCAGGTAGTAAGGGTTGAGGCTCTGCCGGGAGGGCTGAACGACCGAGGAATTGAGCTTGGCGTATTCCACCGTCTCCTCAGGTGTCAGATCTAGCTCGCGCATAATCCGTTGGTGCCAATACGAAGCCCAGCCTTCGTTCATGATCTTCGTCTCCATCTGCGGCCAGAAATAGAGCATTTCGTCACGCAGCATGGTCATGATATCGCGCTGCCAATCCTCCAGCGCCGTCGAATACTGCTGGATGAACCAGACCATATCTTTCTCCGGCTCGGGCGGGAACTTGCGTTTTCCGGCCGTTTCCGGTTCCGGGCCGGCAGTCTTGCTGTTCTCCAGATCCCAGAGTTCCTCGTAGGGATTGGCCGGGCTGCTGCCCCCGGGAGGAGCGTCCTTGCGCTCCTTCATTTTGGCTTCGAGCAGGTGGGTCTTGCCCAGCTTGCGGGGCTGGATCAGGCTGGGGTCGATATGCTCCTGAACCGCCAGCACGGAATCGATGAAGCTCTCCACGGTATCTATACCGTAAGTCACTGAATAATCGGCGATCCGGTCCGCCGTGGCCGACATACTCTCGACCATGTCGCGGTTGGACATGGAGAAGCGCATATTGTTTTTGAAGAAATCGCAGTGGGCGAGGACATGTGCGACAATCAGCTTGTTCTGGACCAGTGAGTTGCCGTCCAGCAGGAAGGCGTAGCAGGGGTTGGAGTTAATGACAAGCTCATAGATTTTGCTGAGTCCAAAATCATATTGCGACTTCATCCTGTGAAAATTTTTGCCGAAGCTCCAGTGCCCGAACCGGGTAGGCATTCCGTAAGCACCGAACGTATAAATGATGTCAGCGGGGCATATCTCATAACGCATCGGGTAAAAATCCAGCCCAAACCCGGAAGCAATCTCCGTAATTTCGGCAATCGCCCGTTCCAGCGCCTGAATCTCATCTCCGGGCATGAATCCATCTCTCCCTCCAGCTTGGGCTTATGCTGCAACCTATTCTGACAAGGCCGCCAAGGTGCTGCGGCCGCATCCGGAATTGTTCTTCTAATGTATATGGGAGGAGGGAGGGGAGTATGATGGGGGAGTGAGAATGTAAACAGGCAGGCGTAAATCTGATGTTCCAGAAATACGTCTGCCTAAGCGGTAACTGTATTTTGTACAATTAAATGGACGGAATATCAGCACAATCCTAAGATAACTGTACTTCGTACACTTATATTTTGCCCATTTGAGCAAAACAACACAAGTCGCCTTCTATAACTGTACAAAATACAATTAAAGCTAAAAACAGGCGTTTAGACTGCATTTTAGCTGCACAGAATACAGTTAGCTATCCTGAGGCCTCAGACAGAAGTCTCCAGCGCCAAGAACTAGCGTCCGCTATCTTCATTGATTTTGCAAACCAGCTATCGTCGTCTCCACCTCAATACACAAACCTTCGCTGCGCCCAGTAGCTGAACAGGAAGATTGAAGCCTCGGTCAGCAGCTTGGCGGCGGCGAGCGGGATGATCAGTTTTTCGTTGTAGAAATAGAGCAGTCCGTAATTGAACAGCAGCACGAGGAGCACCAGCGCAAAGTATTTGGGCAGCGACTGTTGCAGCTTGGACATCTTGCCGCCGGTGAACACGTATCTGCGGTTCATGGAATAGTTGAAGATGGAGCTGCATAATCTTGCGGCGGCAACCGACAGGAACAGGTTATGGGTGAGACGCTGGAACAGGAACAACAGGGTGAAGTCGAGCAGGGCCGATACCAGCGATGAAGTGCTGAACATTAGAAGCGGCAGATAGATCCGGAAGGAATCTGCCAGAGGCCGGAAATGAGATGATTGATTATCCTCCAGATAGACGGTATCAATGAACTCTTCGGTAACTGTATAGCCCTCCCGATGGGCGGTGAGCAGCATATTCATTTCGTATTCGAAGCGTTCGCCGGGAATTTGGCACAACCAGTCCAGCATCTGGGGGGAGAAGCCCCGCAGACCGGTCTGGGTATCATAAATTTTGGTGCCTGTAGTCAGGGAAAAGACAACGCGTGTCACAGAGTTGCCGAAGCGGCTGCGGAGGGGGACGGTCCCGCTGAAGCGGCGGCTGCCCAGGACGATTCCGGGAGTGGTCTGGTTCTGGAGGACCCCGGCAATCCGCTTAATGTCATGGGGCAGATGCTGGCCGTCACTATCCGCACAGACCACATAGCCTGGCAGCCCGGCCTCCCGGATATACCGTAACCCTGTTTTGAGGGCGAGCCCTTTTCCGAAATTGACCGGATGGGTCAGAACCGTGCAGCCGAATGCTGCTGCAATGTTGAAGATTCCCTGGTAAGCCGGGCCGCTGCCGTCATCTACAAGGACAATCGGTCCAAGCTGATAATCGCAGAGCTGTTCAATTAAATCCAGCAGCCGTTCATCGGGCTCATAAGCCGGGATCAATATAGTCATGATGTTGCCCCCTCTTTGATATACAGAATGTCGCTGACGCCGCGTTCCTGGTTCTTGCCCTGCGGATTATTCACGACCCGTCCCATGAAGTACATGGTGGATGAGCCGCCGCCGTCCAGATTGTAGGCCTCGGTGGCTCCGAGATCCGACATGACATTTGCCAGCTCGGTCAGGGTCATTCCCCGGCTATACCCTTCACTGCGCCCGTCTACTACGACGAATACATAATGGTTCGGGGCAATCATGCCCACCGCAGTCCGGGGATTCGCATTCTGGATGGAGCGGTTGCCGAAATTGGTGTCAATTTTGACATTGCTGAAATCACTGGCGATCTTGCCGTCCTGAATCAGAATCGGCCCGAAGGACAGCGTGTTGGCGGCTCCCTGCGCCAGCAGGTCGGACGAAGAAACTTCTTCCTCGCTGTAGGTCTGCATCGTCCCGTCCTTGAACAGCGCCATCGCATCCCGCACCGGGTCATCCCGGTAGAGGGTGCCATTGCGGATAATCACCCCGTCGTTACGGAAGCCATAGTAATCGCCGTTGATGGCAAAAATCGCATTGTTGCTGGAGGCTATCTCCGAGGTATCTTCCGTGATATTCGTTCCAAAGCTGTTGTCGGCAAAAGCAGCCCGCAGGCTGCTTGTATCCTTAAGGACCACGTCTGCGACAAAATACGTGATCTGGTCCGGGCCGGACCCGGTCTGCACCTGATCGATCCGGATCTGGATATCGTCGCTGGAATAATTCCAGTCGTCGGCTGCGGCATTGACTTCGGCGGCTGTCGCAGCTGCATTTTCTGAACTGCCGGCTGCGGCTGCGTCATCCGCTACGGCGACTTCGACATGCTCAATCAGGTAACGGTCTGCGAGACTATATATCACTGTACCGAGACCCAGGAGGACCACGATCATCACGACCAGCAGTTTGCGTTTGAAGCTCCAGGCTTGTCTTGTCCGCAAGTTTTTCATTAGAGGATCACCTCATCAAGTAAGTTGTTAAAATGATCATACCTGGCCTACCTTTAATGAAACTGAAATAGAAATGGACCGGATGATTTGGATTGATGGTATACTTTAACCAGCGTATTTTGAATTACAGGGAGGTTCGGACATGCCACAGCGTGTGTTATTGATAGAGGACGATGAGGCCATCAGTGAAATGGTGCGCTCGTATTTGGTAAAAGAGGGATATGAGGTGGAGACGGCATTCGACGGGGATGCGGCGGAAAGGCTTTTTCACCACGGCGGGGCTTATGATCTGGTTCTGCTGGATCTCATGCTGCCCAAACGGAGCGGCAGCGATGTGCTTCAGACGATTCGCCGGGACAGCCTGGTGCCTGTGCTGATTATGTCCGCGAAGGACAGTGATGTGGACAAGGCGCTGGGCCTCGGCTTTGGCGCGGATGATTATATTACGAAGCCGTTCTCGATGATCGAGCTGGCCGCGCGGGTGAAGGCGGCAATCCGCCGGGCCGGGTATGCTGCCGTGGGAAGTTCCGGCCAGGAAGCGGCTCCGGCGCAGGAGAAGGCTAATATTATTTCACTGCGCGGACTTACTGTGGATCTCGATAATTTCTCGGTGCTGAAGAACGGCGAGGAGGTCAAGCTGACCGCCAAAGAGTTCCAGATTCTGGGGATGTTTGCAAGCAGTCCCGGACGGGTGTATACCAAAGCGCAGATTTACAAGAGTGTCTGGGAAGATGATTATTACGGGGATGAGAATGTCATTAACGTACATATGCGCAGATTGCGTGAAAAAATTGAAGATGACCCGTCGAAGCCGGAGTACATCAAAACATTATGGGGCATTGGCTACAAGCTGGGGGATGTGCTGGAATGATTGCTTTTTGGAGTGTGGCGGTGCTGCTGCTTCTGCTCGTGATCCTATGGCAATACCTGCGTCTGCGGGAGCATTCCCGCCGGCTCGAATATATCCATACCAAGCTTACGGACATTATGGACCGGGACTCGCATGAAAGGCTGCTTTTGTTCAACAGTGATCCTCATCTGCAAAAGCTCCTTACCGACCTGAACCGGCTGCTGGACGTCAACCACAGGGGGGCAGTAGAGCTTGCCAAGCTGGAAAAGTCCATGCGCAGCATGCTGGCGAACATCTCTCATGATCTGAAAACCCCGCTGACGGTGGTACTTGGTTATATTGAAACGGTTCTTCAGGATCAGACGATGCCTATGGAAGAGCAGGAGAAGATTCTGCGGATGATTCATGCCAAGGCAGAAGAAGTGATCCGGCTGATGAACAGTTTTTTTGATCTGGCCAAGCTGGAGAGCGGGGACAAGGATATTCCCCTGTCACGGGTGGAGCTGGGGGAGGTCTGCCGGAGAAACATTCTCTCCTTCTACGAAATTCTCAATGCCAAGGGCAGTGAAGTGGACATTGAGCTCCCGGATGAGGCGCTGTATATTATGGGCAACGAAGAGGCACTGGACCGGGTGCTGTCGAATCTGCTCTCCAATGCAATCAAGTACGGGGATGCCGGCGGGGTGCTTGGGCTTAGGCTGTACAGCGACGGAGATCAGGTGTGCATAGAGGTGTGGGACCGGGGCAAGGGCATCACTGAAGGCGACCAGGACAAGGTTTTCGAGCGGCTCTATACGCTGGAGGATTCCCGCAACCGCGATTACCAGGGGAGCGGACTGGGGCTGACCATCACCAAACGGCTGACAGAACAGATGAACGGCAGCATTACCTTGCGCAGCAAACCTCATGTCAAAACAGCATTTACGCTTTCTTTTCGCAGGCAGACTTTCTGATGCTCTTATGGGTCCGGCGGCTTCCCGGGGTTTATGTCTGCAGCTTAAGAATTTTGTAAGGTTCAGGTAATAAAAAAGAAAATTCCGCTGTGTACAATAAGAACCAGGAAGACAAACGAAGAAGCCAAAGGGGATAACGGGAATGACAACCATATTGCGAACGTGGGATTTAACCAAGGAGTATCAAGGCAAAGAGGCTGTTAGCGGCGTGAATATGAGCGTCAAGCAAGGCGAAATTTACGGGTTCCTGGGACCGAACGGGGCGGGTAAAACCACTGTAATGAAAATGATCACCAATCTGGTGAAGCCGACGGCGGGGAATATCGAATTTTTTGGAGAGAGCATAACAGACCATTCCTATGAAATGCTGAAGCGCATGGGCTGTATTATTGAATATCCGGTGTTCTATGACAAGCTGACGGCGAGAGAAAATCTCCAGCTGCACGGGGAGTATATGGGGTACTACGATGCAAGGGCCATGGAAGAAGCACTGGAGCTGGTCAAGCTGAAGGGTGTGGACAAAAAGCCGGTCAAGCAGTTCTCCCTGGGGATGAAGCAGCGGCTGGGCATTGCCCGGGCGGTAATGACCAAACCGGAGCTGCTCATCCTGGATGAGCCGATCAACGGACTGGACCCCATGGGCATCAAGGAAATGCGTGAAGTGTTCCGCATGCTGAGCCGGGAATATGGAATGACGCTGCTGATCTCCAGCCACCTTCTGGGGGAGGTTGAACAGGTTGCCGACACCATCGGCGTGATCCGTGACGGAATTTTACTGGAGGAAGTGGCGATGGATATGATCCGCAGCCAGAACACGCAATACATCGAACTGATTACCGGAGAGAGCAGCAAAGCGGTGTATGTGCTGGAGCACAAGCTGGGCCTCACCAACTTCAAGGTGCTGGACCCCCGGACGATCCGCATTTACGATGCCGTGCAGCAGCTTGAACTGAATAAAGCACTGGTAGAAGCGGGCGTGGAGCTGGAAAGCCTGAGTAAAAAGAATCATTCGCTGGAAGATCATTTTGTGGAACTGATGGGGGGTGAAGGCATTGCTTAAGCTGATACAACTGGAAATCCGTAAGAACAAACTAACAGGTATGCTCAAAGGTGTGGCCATTGCCGTGTTAATGATTTTGGGCTTTATGCTGCTGCTTACTTACGTTGACGCTGAGGACGGCAGCGGCCGCGGGGAATTCAAGACTTATGCAGATATGTTCGAAGGCTTGTATGTTATAGTCAAGGTGACCTTTGTGGTGTTTGCTTCGGTTGTGCTGAGCAAGCTGGTGATCGACGAGTATAAGAACAATACCATTACATTGCTCTTTATGTACCCGATCTCCCGTAAAAAACTCCTGGGTGCCAAAATTATCATCGTGTTCCTCTTTACACTGCTCAGCGTTTTTATATCAGATATTCTGATTAGCGCCCTCCTGATTGGAATTAACTCTTTCACTCATGTGATTCCTGAACAGCTGGATTGGGCTGGTATTCCTGGAGAGCTGCTCCGGATGGGGATGGATGCGATATTTGCGGCAGGGATTGGACTCATTCCTTTATACATCGGAATGCGTAAAAAATCCGTACCCGCTACCATAGTTACTGCGGTGCTGTTTGTCAGCGTGAGTTCCTCCGATTTTGGCGGCTTCCGGATGAGCAATCTGGTAGGGATCTCCATCTTCCTCAGCCTGGTTGGCGTAGCCATCGCTTATCTGTCGATCCGGAATATCGAACAGAAGGATATTGCCTGAATGTAATTCGATTCCCCCTGCGGGTGTTTTCATTTCGAGAGTTCCTCCGTTGCGGTGCAAGGGTTGTTCTGTACGTCCCTGCTCATCCGTGGAGGGACTTTTTTTGCTGTAAAACCGCTTGACATCAATGTTTTTATGGCGACCAACTGTAGTTTTTTTGCTATAATAGTGTATTATTCAGCAAATTCCGAGCGGGGTACAGATTGAAATTACATAGACAGTTAGACCGCAGTTTCTGAATAGATGAGAACACCGGATCGAAGCAGCAGAGGAGGTGGGCTATGCCTATAAAATGGTCTTCCATTCTGGACCGGGTGCTTTCCGGGGAAGGCGCCTATAAAGCATTATATGATCATCACCCCGACCTGATAATTGTGCTGGACAGGCAGGGGTACTATGTGGAGAGCAACCGTGCTTTTGAAGCGGTTGCTGGAGCAAAAGCAAAAGCGGAGGCAGAGCTTCATGAGCCATTGTCCTGTTCCCGGCCGCAGCCTCCCGGAGAGGAACATTTTGCCGCAGCGCTTGGAGGCATTGGCTCCAGGGTGGAGCTGCCGGTGGAAGAGGGCAGCGGAAGCAGCCCGGCGGCCATTACGTATGTGCCAATACAAGCTGAGGAAGGAATCGCAGGCGTATTTGCTATTATCCATTATGGCCAGAGCTGCGGTCTTCCGCTTGAGGTTGAAAAGTGGCTCGGCAGTCTTATCACCCGGGAGGAGCCTCCCCCGGAATGGACAGATGACCGGGCACCGGGACATGAAGAGATGCTTGCTGCAATCGGGGCAGCAGCGGAACAGCAGCAGGCGGAGCTGGTGCCGGGGATGTCTGAAGACAAGCATCTCGGCCTGATACTGAACTCTGTTGCGGCGGGGATTTTTGGACTGGATACACAGGGAAGAATATTTTTTATCAATCGTGAAGGGGCAGATATGCTGGGATATGCTCCCGCTGAACTGATTGGCCGGACTTTTGCCGGGCAGGTTCATCATATCCATGGAGACGGGTCAAGGTACCAGAAGATTGAATCCCCGATCGCGCAGACCCTCCAGGACGGCCGTACCCGCAGCAAAGGGGACGAAATCTTCTGGCGGAAAGACGGCACCAGCTTTTTTGTCAGCTGCCGGATTGCCCCGCTTATGCATAAAGGCATGATATGCGGGGTGGTGGGTTCCTTCAGCGATATTACAAATGAACGGGAGATTCTCCGGGCCAAGGAAACAGCAGAGCAGGCCGCTCAAGCTAAAGCGGATTTTCTGGCGATGATGAGCCATGAGATCCGCACTCCAATGAACGGAATGATCGGGATGGCCGATCTGCTGCTGGAAACGGAGCTTGAGGAAGAACAGCGCACCTATGCCGAGATTCTGCGCAGCAGCAGCCACAGCCTGCTCAAAATTCTGAATGACATCCTCGATTTCAGCAAAATGGAAGCCGGGAAAATGCCGCTGCTGTCGGAGAAATTTGATCTGCGCGAGATGATGGAGAGCGTCATCGATTTATTTACTCCCAAAGCGGAAGAGAAAAAGCTGGCGCTGCGGTGGTGGGCGGATACCAGTGTGCCGTCCATGGTTACTACCGACCCCAGCCGCTTGCGGCAGATTATTGTCAATCTTGTTGGCAATGCGCTGAAATTCACCGAACGGGGCAGCGTTACCCTGTCCGTGAAGAATATTCAGCTCCCGGCTTCGCCGGAGTATCTGCTGGAATTTTCAGTGCGGGATACAGGGGTGGGCATTGCCGACAGCAAGCTGAATCTGCTGTTCCAATCCTTCTCCCAGCTGCATCCCTTCATCAACCGCAAATACGGCGGCACGGGGCTTGGACTGGCCATTTGCAAGCAGCTGGTGGAGCTGATGGGCGGAACGATTTTTGTAGAGAGCGAAGAAGGCCGGGGCTCCACCTTCCGCTTCATGCTTCCCTTCATCAAGGAGGAGATGGAGGCGGATATCACTCCTTAAGGCTGTTCTGGTGTGACCGGGCTGCCGGACAGCCGGAGGCTGGAGGCCTCAGCGGACCTTTCCCGCGGGACCTGCTGCAGAAAACAGTACATATTCATATTGCCCCATAATCCAAAGCAGCAGGCCTCCAGTGACGGAGACCTGCTGCTTTTTGTGTGCAGACTTTTTGTGTGCAGACTTTTTGTGTGGAGACTTTTGTGCGGCAGACTGTTTGTGTGCAGAATCTCCCACCGTTGGTCAGAGCTCGCAATCGCTAAGTGGAAAAAGTAAACTTAATCCAGCAAAATATGCAGAAAACCGTGAGTTAGGTGGAAAAAGTAAACTTAATTCATTCAGGAATGGAGCATTGGGGCTATAATTGGATATTTGTTAATATGTAAGTGGATACATTCCACCTAAATTCTAAAAAAGAACAAAATAGTGAAAATTAGGTGGAGAAAATCCACTTAGCTGCTAGACTAAGGAGATATGCATGCCCTATAAAGTAGTCTACCTGTAAGAATGGATGGTGTGCAGAACAGGCATCGTAACTCCTTTTGTTGCTCTAATTGCCGTCCGTACTCTATTACTGGCACCACTTGTGGTACGGGTAATCAGGATATGCAGTGACTTCTAATGCATATACATGAGACCGACGGTACCTGGACCACAGTGGCTTCCAATCACACAGCCGGCGTGAATGATGGCGATTTCGCCGGAACCCGTCTGCTCACGCAGTGCTTTCTCCAAATACTTGGCATCCTCTTCCGCGAGGGTGTGGGCAACAATGATAAGCTCTTTGTCGATAGTGCCGGCATGCTCCAGAGCGTGGTGCAGCATCTGCTCGATCGCCTTTTCCTTTTTGCCGCGAATCTTGCTGACCGGCACGATGGCGCCGTCAATCAAACGCAACACAGGCCGGATCTTCAGCAGGCTGCCGATAAAATTCTGCATGCCGGAGCAGCGTCCGCCCATGTACAGGTAGTCCAGCGTATCCACAACAAACTCCGTTTGCACCTGGCTGCGGCACTCTTTTACCATAGCGGCAATCTCCGGAGCACTTTGGCCTCTGGCGGCAGCACGGGCAGCCTTCATGACCAGGAGGGCAATCCCTCCGCACAGCGTCTCCGAATCTACGACATGCACCCGTCCTTCCGGGAACTCTACTGCCGCGAGCAGGGCATTCTGATATGTAGAGGATAAAGCAGAGGATAGACTGATATAGACGACGTCTCCTCCGCTGCGGATTACCGGCTCAAAGGCAGCCATGAAATCTGCGGGCGAAGGGGCTGCGGTCTTCGGCAGGGCACCTTGAGCGGC
This genomic interval carries:
- a CDS encoding ABC transporter ATP-binding protein, which codes for MTTILRTWDLTKEYQGKEAVSGVNMSVKQGEIYGFLGPNGAGKTTVMKMITNLVKPTAGNIEFFGESITDHSYEMLKRMGCIIEYPVFYDKLTARENLQLHGEYMGYYDARAMEEALELVKLKGVDKKPVKQFSLGMKQRLGIARAVMTKPELLILDEPINGLDPMGIKEMREVFRMLSREYGMTLLISSHLLGEVEQVADTIGVIRDGILLEEVAMDMIRSQNTQYIELITGESSKAVYVLEHKLGLTNFKVLDPRTIRIYDAVQQLELNKALVEAGVELESLSKKNHSLEDHFVELMGGEGIA
- a CDS encoding ABC transporter permease; the encoded protein is MKALLKLIQLEIRKNKLTGMLKGVAIAVLMILGFMLLLTYVDAEDGSGRGEFKTYADMFEGLYVIVKVTFVVFASVVLSKLVIDEYKNNTITLLFMYPISRKKLLGAKIIIVFLFTLLSVFISDILISALLIGINSFTHVIPEQLDWAGIPGELLRMGMDAIFAAGIGLIPLYIGMRKKSVPATIVTAVLFVSVSSSDFGGFRMSNLVGISIFLSLVGVAIAYLSIRNIEQKDIA
- a CDS encoding DegV family protein, with product MSIVKIFSDSTSDLPQGWKETYDIGIIPLYVVFEDATYRDGVDITPEEVYRRVAAQGALPKTAAPSPADFMAAFEPVIRSGGDVVYISLSSALSSTYQNALLAAVEFPEGRVHVVDSETLCGGIALLVMKAARAAARGQSAPEIAAMVKECRSQVQTEFVVDTLDYLYMGGRCSGMQNFIGSLLKIRPVLRLIDGAIVPVSKIRGKKEKAIEQMLHHALEHAGTIDKELIIVAHTLAEEDAKYLEKALREQTGSGEIAIIHAGCVIGSHCGPGTVGLMYMH
- a CDS encoding sensor histidine kinase; amino-acid sequence: MIAFWSVAVLLLLLVILWQYLRLREHSRRLEYIHTKLTDIMDRDSHERLLLFNSDPHLQKLLTDLNRLLDVNHRGAVELAKLEKSMRSMLANISHDLKTPLTVVLGYIETVLQDQTMPMEEQEKILRMIHAKAEEVIRLMNSFFDLAKLESGDKDIPLSRVELGEVCRRNILSFYEILNAKGSEVDIELPDEALYIMGNEEALDRVLSNLLSNAIKYGDAGGVLGLRLYSDGDQVCIEVWDRGKGITEGDQDKVFERLYTLEDSRNRDYQGSGLGLTITKRLTEQMNGSITLRSKPHVKTAFTLSFRRQTF
- a CDS encoding PAS domain-containing hybrid sensor histidine kinase/response regulator; this encodes MPIKWSSILDRVLSGEGAYKALYDHHPDLIIVLDRQGYYVESNRAFEAVAGAKAKAEAELHEPLSCSRPQPPGEEHFAAALGGIGSRVELPVEEGSGSSPAAITYVPIQAEEGIAGVFAIIHYGQSCGLPLEVEKWLGSLITREEPPPEWTDDRAPGHEEMLAAIGAAAEQQQAELVPGMSEDKHLGLILNSVAAGIFGLDTQGRIFFINREGADMLGYAPAELIGRTFAGQVHHIHGDGSRYQKIESPIAQTLQDGRTRSKGDEIFWRKDGTSFFVSCRIAPLMHKGMICGVVGSFSDITNEREILRAKETAEQAAQAKADFLAMMSHEIRTPMNGMIGMADLLLETELEEEQRTYAEILRSSSHSLLKILNDILDFSKMEAGKMPLLSEKFDLREMMESVIDLFTPKAEEKKLALRWWADTSVPSMVTTDPSRLRQIIVNLVGNALKFTERGSVTLSVKNIQLPASPEYLLEFSVRDTGVGIADSKLNLLFQSFSQLHPFINRKYGGTGLGLAICKQLVELMGGTIFVESEEGRGSTFRFMLPFIKEEMEADITP